A window of Benincasa hispida cultivar B227 chromosome 9, ASM972705v1, whole genome shotgun sequence genomic DNA:
catcagaggtggttgttggagcctagAGTTAGTTCTCGGAATGTAACAGTGGTCAATGGGtagagccattgaaaacatgggaagaatggagagttggggtgagttggtaaaatatactgactcaactccaccaatatttaaagttgatgggccaaacaatgagttggtatattatatcaactcaactcatattggtgagccaaacaccccatttgtattgtataacataatttaacccaaaaagaaaagtttagagaaaattacaaatataacaattaagcTCAAAGTATTTGCATATAtagtataataaaaaaatgataatattgctaatagaaatctatcaacaATAGAATTTATCACTTATAAGACTCTACAATTATATAGTCCCAAATTGAAGTATACACCACTTAGTGTATTACCGAAagaatatttattataaaaagacTATATATCATCTTAGTAACTAATTTGGGCCTGGGCTTAAATTTAGAGAGTGGACTTTTGGAAGGGTGTAGCCCACCTCGGGATGAGGCGACACGGGATCGACGAAAAGCGGAGGGGGAATCACTTTCTATCTTAGCCGCAACCCCGGAAACATCTAGTTGGCTCCAATGAGAGATGGCCACGTGTAGAGGCAAAGGATCTAGTGCATTGGGTGACCGTCAACGGAGACTCCAAAAGGACAAGACAGAGGGATAGCGCTGCACCGTGGGTTTGCCAGTTAAGAGATCCAACGGCTGGGTGCGTCTGGCGGCACCGATCCACAAATTTCACCCTTTCAGCCACAAAACCAACCAATAATAACTGATCACGTGTCGGTATTCGCGCACCCAACTGACAGCTACGAGATCCACCGGATAACCTGGAATCGCCGGTCGCCAACCAAATACATACAAGTTAGTTCCCTCTTTTTTCTCCCTTTCACATTCATTTTCTTCGCTCCAAAAGAAAGGCCTCTTCAAAGATTCTGCTTTGTCTTCCTCACATTTTCTCCTCTTTAGGGTTTCCTTTCTCTGCTATTGTTCCCCACCACCACCAACACAAACCGCTAAAGCTTCTCCATTACGCTCCTTCTCGTGAGAATTCTCCTATTCTTTTTTACGGATTCTTCTGCTGTTTTATTTCTCTcgctctttctttttttctttcctcgCATATCTATGAGACTTCTGGTCCGTTTTGATAACTTATTCCACTTGGTTTGCTTTGTGACTTCATAAAGCTTCTATCGATTTGagtaatacatatatatacacatttatNNNNNNNNNNCACTTTATTCGACAACTTTTGGAGGATTCTGATTTCGTCGAGCGGTTTTGCCGGGTTGTGGTTCTTCCGCAAGATTTTAATATTTGCTTCAGTAGATCCGATATTTCCCATCAAACGCAACGGAAGGTTGCCAGATTTTGCGGATGTTCACTGGGTTTCTTCTCTGTATTTCATAGTTCGATCGGCAGTTTGATCTGGGTGTCCTTTTGTTGCTCATTTCAAGTTATTGTGTATTGGAGTTTTGGATTGAAGGCTGCGACTTCCTTGTAATTGGGTAAAGTTCAGGTGGTTTTTTTCTTCGACTTATTGGTTGATCTGTGCCCCAACCCTGGCCGACACTGTTGGAACTTGCAATTATTAAGAACTTCTGATAGGTCAGCAGAGGCTACTTTCCGAGCtttaaatttggaaatttgacgTCTAGGAATTGATTCGTGTCCCGAGGGCGTTGTTTGTAGTTCTTCTGAGATAAGGATCAAAATCGAATTTATAGAATAATTTATGTCTTGGACAGAAATATGGCTACGGGTATAGATTTTTCACCTCCCTTCACTCTACTGGAAGGTGGCGGATACAATAAGGAAAATGTATCAGCCACAGATGACGAAAGTTCTGATAACTTTAATAGTTTGAAACAGATGAGCAGTGGGAAACCTCCCAGACACCTCTCAGTAATGCGACATAGTGTGAGCTCCATAAAGCTCCTTGGCCAAACTGATTTAGTGAGTTTAACTATTTTTACATCTTCTCTTTTCTGGAGATACAGATGCAATTCatagcttctttttttttttttttaatattatctgTATAATGTCCTTCCAATTTCATGGGATGGTTTGATGGTTGCCTTGTGCATTCAGATATAGTATACATAAGTCTGGCTCAATGACTTTATGGGCATTAAGCTTTGTtgcttcctttttcttttaatataagtaGCATGCAGGTATTAGGAATTTGCAACATCGACACATTGCTTTCAGGACAGCTTAAAGTCGGTGAAAGACTTTTGTAATCCATCAGACTTCTATTTTATTACTTCATTGTCATTGATACTCTACGAATGGAAAATAGCAATATTGTATTACCTGCTTTTAGTTGCAATTATCATAGGAGGGGGGAGGTTGGGGTGTCCAAGCTTGTTTTTCAGAAATATTTATACTTTGTAGTTCTTGTTCTATTGTCGTTGGTACCTTTACTGGTTCCTGTAGGCTGtatctatttttaatttatagtttaattatatttatttttgttgtaaaatttGGGAAAGCTATGAAACATCTACTTACCTGCCTATAAACTCTCCAGAGCTTGGATGCTGAAACTCTTGGGAATAAGTCACCTGATGGAAAAGCAGGATACTTACCTGTCTTTAGATCGGGTAGCTGTTCAGAAAGGGGACCTAAACAGTACATGGAAGACGAGCACATATGCATAGATGATCTTGTTGAACATATCCATGCTTGTGCAGATTTCACTTCTCCTGGAGCTTTCTATGGTGTGAGTATCACTTTTCACCTGGATGACATTTTGACCTGTACGTAGTAACATTGTAGGGGTAATATCCTTTAATGGTTAATGGACAACCAGTGCTGATGCTGATTATTCAACTCCCCACAACTGTAGACCCATATGATTATTTAGAAAGATTTAAATGTTGGTTTCCTGTTATTCTGTTAGTATCAGTGCACATCTAAATTGACCTGCTTGAGaagaaaaatggttaaaatacGTGGCTGAATGAAGAATTTAAAAAGTTTGCATTGGTTCCACAGGACAGATAGGGGCAGGCACACATAATTGTGGTACTGTTTGCTGGGGCTGGCCTGAGTTGgcaaattgttttttttttttcccctcctcAATGTCACATGCTCAATGCATCAGAATAATAGTCTCTCTCAAGTGACATTTAGTTACCAATAAACCACCACATTTTTCCTGGTTTTGTAATGCTACATTCGCCTTTGTTATGTCAACCACCATATTTTCCTCCTCTTGGATGTTCTCTTTTAACGTTGAATTTGGTGGAATTAATGTGTTGCAGGTATTTGATGGCCATGGGGGTACAGATGCTGCTGCTTTTGTCAGAAAGAACATCCTCAGATTCATAGTCGAGGACTCCTGTTTTCCAATTAGTGTGGAGAAGGCAATTAAGAGTGCTTTTTTGAAAGCTGATTATGCATTTGCTGATGCTAGTTCTCTGGATATCTCCTCTGGCACAACTGCTCTAACTGCTTTCATTTTTGGAAGGTAGATACCTCAAATTATTTTGGAGTTATATGTGTTTGTTTCTGTGTGTATAACAAAGTTCTTCGTAAAGTTTTCTTGGATGCAAAATTATAGCATTAAATTACATATATTATGTGTTTTGAGGATACTACTAGTGGGAAGTATTTGAAGGGTTATATTTCAGGATTTCTCTTTTCCCGTggggttaaaaaaaaaatggtgatttTAGTGTCCCCACGTCTCCATGCATCTATAATTGTTGAAAAATTGTATGCATGTATAACTTTTAACAAGCGGCAGTGTGCTGGATTTCTGTTAGCAAGCAGGAGCATTTATTTGCTGTTACCACTTGTTTGGATTAGCCTACTTGATTTTTCGTCAGTGAACCTAATGTTAGCACGTGATCATCATTGGGAAGTTGACCAATTCAGAATTCTTCAGCTATATTTGCTGCTGCTGAATGAAATGTGCATAATTTTACAATACAACATTATTGTTGGGgtccttttttttctctaggGTAAAAAAGATGGACTGAGTTGGCAGCTTTTATAGGAGTAATGATGTGTGACGGTTTGaggaaaattattgatgatgtGAGATTCTTACTCTGCTTCAGTTTAGAGAGCAAACAGCTGTAATAATTGTATGAGACAGTAGGAAAGAACAGAATAGAATGAGGAAATTGTAAGGAAAAGAAATATAAGAATGAAAGGTAGAAGGGGTTATTAGAGGAAGAAATTGGATAAGTGAAGATACGTGGGACGAGAAATCAAATCATCCATTgttaaatatacatttttaagtttttcttttgcTCAAGCCAAATCAAATCACAGCAGGAAAGTCAACCCAAGTggtattatatgaaaattatggCGTGATAGGTTTCAAAGATTCCTGGATTAAAGATGTTACATGATTATTTTGTGTCCTCTGATTGGGACTAACATTCATTGTTCAAACACTGAATGCTATCCGTCCAGGATCCGTTTTAAAAGTCAAAAGTGTCTGacataattttacattttcagCGTGTTGTATTCAGAATCATTGTCCAATCATTTCTGACGTCTAATTTCTCTCGTGACAGAACAATGATTATCGCGAATGCTGGGGATTGTCGAGCTGTTCTGGGGAGGAGGGGGAAGGCTATTGAGGTGTCAAAGGACCATAAGCCCAACTGTGCGTCTGAAAAGCTCAGAATTGAGAAGCTGGGTGGGGTGATTTATGATGGGTACCTCAATGGCCAGTTATCTGTTGCACGTGCAATAGGAGATTGGCACATGAAAGGTGCTAAGGGTTCTGCCTGCCCGCTGAGTGCCGAGCCAGAGCTGCAGGAACTGAGTTTGACGGAGGAGGATGAATTTCTAATAATGGGATGCGATGGGCTTTGGGATGTGATGAGCAGTCAGTGTGCTGTTACAATGGCAAGGAAAGAGCTGATGCTACATAATGATCCTGAAAGGTGTTCAAGAGAGCTGGTAAGGGAGGCGCTAAAGCGCAATACATGCGATAATTTAACCGTTATCGTGGTCTGTTTTTCAGCTGATCCACCACCTCGGATAGAAATCCCTCCAACTCGAGTAAGGAGAAGCATATCATTAGAAGGGCTGAATTTGTTGAAAGGTGTACTGGACTGCAATTCTTGATTTTAAACGGGAGAGATGCGAGAGTTGGTGTATATAATAACATTGGTTACGCAGACTGGGCTACGGTTTCTCCACCCGAGCTGCCGATGCCCCTTATCTATTTGGCATTGGATGCTTTAACGAGGAAAATAAAAGAGTCATGTCGGATtcgaattttttatttttatttttatttttattttaatctttattattgttcttttatttccttttgGTATAATGTGCTTCCAAATTCCGTGCGTGTACAGATTAATGTTGTACCAGTTGGGAACCCAAAAATTCATTTGTTTCCTAATCTCCTCTTTTCTATGAAGTTAGTGAGAATTTTCGGAGCCATTAACTGGTGCAACCAGAATTGTCTTCCGACTATCTTTATTCAGCAATGAAGAATGGTTTTACCCCCAATTTGCAGGGgctatttttgttcatttctgGTTTCCCTTCTTGTGTTTAACTTCTAATTTTTTGGGCTGAAACTGATATTCGACCCAAAGGCACATTGTAAAGATTATCGTATTTTCTCGCCTAAAACCAATTGACAGAAGGAACAAGTCAACATGCAACGATGTGCCGTGAGacacaattataagataattttgAAAAGGTAAATGCACGTATTAATCGCATATTACTGCTGTGCTGCTAATATTACGTTAACgatgaataataataaaatcataacAAAGCAAATTTATTGATATTAATGCCAAAACATTTTCATCTCTTGCAAAAGATAGAAATTCTCTTTAGGAACCGAAAATATAACCTCAATAACTACAGCGCCAGCAACAAGTGACTTGAGCACACACCAGACTTGTGCTATATCAAAATTTACAGCACGCCGATTGCTTTGGACACATTAGCTTGGTTGTTATATGGATATATACACCCTTCATAAGTTAAAAGCATTATTTTCCCAGGGAACCATAAAGACAAGATTACGATGTCATGCCAAAGGGCTGCATATCGCATGACAATTTCAACGAAGCTTGAAAATTTGATGCCACTATAAGtaacaagtgaaaatttgaCAGTTACATGGCCATTCCAAGTATCTAGCTTAAGAGTTATGAGCAAAGGGCACTCAGAACACTAACTCGCCAAATCATCTATTTTCACCTAATGTTTCAGCAGAAAATCCCATCAACAATAGACAAATGGCTGGCATGTGAATTACCAGGTTACTAATATCACAACCTTATTATAAATGGTTAGTTCTAGTTTTGGATCATTTAGCTTAATGCATGTTCAGAGTCTGGCTGACTCCTTGGAGAGAAGTCCCATTGATGAAGCCTACCCGAGTTCCTAAGCTTTACTACAAGAACATCAATATCAGGCTTTTAAGTCCGCATAACCCCATCCTCTGAGCCTTCtatcaaaattataaattgaagGTGCAATCAAACTTTTACTGTTATACAAGAAAATAAGAGCGTAAGCACATAACTCCTGATTTGAAACAAACTAACTGTTGCATGGTTTATGGCTTCTCTTCCCATCCTATCTTTTCATAGTTCTCCATCTGCTTCGTCGTCCTCATCATTCAGATGAACACTGCTGCACACAAACAAGGTGGCAACTATTTATTACGTATTGAAACTACAAGATTTCACAAACCTGCCAAAATGGTCCAGTGACGAAAAGGGAAAGGCAATCTAAATCAGTGGCTATGGTTTTGGTCGATTACTGCTATATAAAGTAGTTTAGGTTTGGTATCATCATTTTAGATGTTCTACAAATTAACAAGTTCTGCCTTGTACATCCACCGATACtttttttcaaatcaataaTTGAAAGAGGAGCAAACCAGTCTTGTTTAGTTATCCCTCATTCCCAGAAACCAAGTGAAgtcttaaaaactaaaaaaatgtatttttctgagatttgactaagaattcaaatgtttcttgaagaaatatgaaaactatagtATGGAAATTACGAGTAAAacaacataaattttaaaaacaaaaaactaaaaatgagaTTGTTATCAAACAGACCTTAGAAAATTGTTTTGAAGGTGCAATTAAGCAATATAATAATTGCAGTAAATATTAACTTATACCCCTAAACTTTAAAGGTTGTGTCAATCCAAACCttgaactaataattgtatcatttTAAA
This region includes:
- the LOC120086133 gene encoding probable protein phosphatase 2C 27: MATGIDFSPPFTLLEGGGYNKENVSATDDESSDNFNSLKQMSSGKPPRHLSVMRHSVSSIKLLGQTDLSLDAETLGNKSPDGKAGYLPVFRSGSCSERGPKQYMEDEHICIDDLVEHIHACADFTSPGAFYGVFDGHGGTDAAAFVRKNILRFIVEDSCFPISVEKAIKSAFLKADYAFADASSLDISSGTTALTAFIFGRTMIIANAGDCRAVLGRRGKAIEVSKDHKPNCASEKLRIEKLGGVIYDGYLNGQLSVARAIGDWHMKGAKGSACPLSAEPELQELSLTEEDEFLIMGCDGLWDVMSSQCAVTMARKELMLHNDPERCSRELVREALKRNTCDNLTVIVVCFSADPPPRIEIPPTRVRRSISLEGLNLLKGVLDCNS